The sequence TCGAGAGCGCGGATGGCGTCGTGAATGTTCATTGCACCTGCCATATAAAGAAGTCTTTATATCCGTCAAGACGCTTAAAGATGTCGTTATATCATATGTTAGCGTCAACGATTGGGCTGTGCATATGATGCATTTGCCATCGCACCGCCCCGCCGGTAGAACACGGCGAAGCGCGCCAACGGACCTTGCCCGCGGCTGATTTTGCCGAGTGGCGCCGGTTACCCAAGAGAGGGAATTCGATGAAGAAGTACGCCAGCCTTGCGATCGTCGCCGCCGCTGCTCTCGCGGTCTCGGCCTGCGGCCGTTCCGACGATGCTTCGGAAGCCGCGTCGGAAGACACCGTGGAAATGCCTGCAGATGAACTGCCTGTGGTAGAGCCATCAGCCGCTGCTGCCCCGATGGCTCCAGCGCCTGACGCATCGGCAGCAGCGGACTCAGAAGCAGACGCGGCACGCGATGCTGCCGACAGCGCCGCCGCCGTGGCCGCTGCGGTTCAGGCTGCTGACGCCGAGGGCGCAGAACAGCCCGCTCAGTAAAATTCGAACAGCACGTGCCGGCGGGTTGGGGAGGGTTTCCGAGCCTGCCTGCCGGTTCGTGATTTGCCGGATAAAGAAAGCTTCCCGATGCGCGCACTCACCCCGCTTTTGTTGCTTCTTGCCCTTGGGGCCTGTGATTCAAGCGACGAGGAAAAGCCGGGCGGCGTCACGCAGGATGAGGCGCGCGCGCTCGATGCCGCCGCCGAAATGCTGGACAAGCGCGAATTGCCTGCGTTGCCGGAAGCGACGATTCCGGCTCAGGATGAGCCTGCGCCGAAGGCGTCCTGAGACACAAGCCAGATTCGGATCGCGCCGGCCAGGCCCGGCGGCTTTGGACTGGCAATGCGTTCTGCATCGATCCGCGCGACCAAAGCGTTGAGCGGCGTGCCTTCACGCAGCGCGGCATTTTTCAGCATATCCCAAAACAGCGGTTCGAGACTGATCGAGGTCTTGTGGCCCGCGATCTCGACCGACCGCTTGACCGGGGGATGATATGAGGGATGAGTCATAAGAATGGATGGGTGGACGCAGGCTTTGCGCCCACCCTGAGTTCCATCAGTACATGTGCTGCCCGCCGTTGAGCGACATCGTCGAACCGGTGACGAAAGCCCCTTCCTCGGCAGTCAGGAAAGCAACGCCGCGCGCGATTTCATCGGCCTGACCCAGACGCCCGACTGGAATTTTTGCGACGATCTTTTCAAGAACAGCAGGGGGGACCGCAGCAACCATGTCCGTATCAATGTAACCTGGCGCGATGGCATTGACAGTCACACCGAATTTGGCACCTTCCTGCGCAAGAGCCTTGGTAAAGCCGTGAATGCCCGACTTGGCGGCGGCGTAGTTTACCTGGCCATATTGGCCGGACTGGCCGTTGACCGAACCGATGTTGACGATGCGACCCCAGCCACGTTCGCGCATGCCCGGGAACGTCGCCTTGGCCATGTTGAAGCAACCGCCAAGATTGATGCGCATGACGTCATTCCAGTCGTCAAAGCTCATCTTGTGAAGTACGCCATCGCGGGTGACGCCTGCATTGTTTACGACAATGTCAATTGGGCCAATTTCTGCGGCGATACGCGCGCAGCCTTCGAGCGTTGCTTCATGATCGCCAACATCGAATCGATAGGCTGGAATGCCGGTCTCTGCGGTAAAGGCGCGGGCCTTGTCCTCGTTGCCCGCATAATTTGCAACAACAGTACGGCCTTGCGCCTTCAGCGCCTCGCAAATGGCTTTGCCGATCCCGCGCGAACCACCGGTAACAACTGCAACTCGTGACATTCCTGTACCTCCCATCGATCCCTCTAGGGACTACGGTAGGTCCATGTCGGATAGGCTACAAGCTGCGGAATACGTAATTGCTGCAGGTGCAGCATCGAATTGCTGCAGAGCAACCTGACAATTCGTCAAGTAATCGCGTGATTAGAAGCGGAACTGGGTTCCGACATAGACAGCCTGATTGTCCTGCTTGCCGTCAGTCAGCGGCAGGAGGCGGTCGCGCTCGGGCGAATAACGCACGCCGGCGGTGACATTCAGGTTGCGGGTGAGGCGATAGCTGCCGCCGAGATCGAGCTGGTAATCACCCTGCCCTTCGAGCGTGCGCGGCGCGCGGCCTGCGCGATCACGGCCATCCATCTCGATCCGCGGAGCGAGACGCGAAGGAGTTCCGGGCGCAACCGACTTGATCTTGGCGAGATCGGGCATGTCGATCCGCTGCAGATCATGCAGGGCCGAGACCGAGGCCGATGGGGCAAAGCTGGTGTAGCCACGCGCCATGCCGAGATTGAACGCAACGGGTGCGATACGGACGGCCGATGCGCCGGGCTGATTCGCAGCCTCAGCCAGCGTGCTCCGTACAGAGAATGCGCGAGCGCTTTGCGAATCGAGCCGAACCGCCACGGTGATGGCACGGCTTCCACGCGTTTCATTGCCTGCTGGCGTGAAGCGGAACAGCTTACCGCTCTTGAGCGCGCGGACGGTGATCTGCGAGGCCAGCCGTTCATCAACCGACGCCGGGGTGAACGACCCGATCCCGCCACGCGCCGCAAGGCTTACGGGCAAAGCATCGAAGCCGCTGGAAAAGGCGCTGCTTACGGTGGGAGCAAGCAGAAGCCCGAGCGTTGCCGCTGCGGCACAGACGAGCGGCGCACGCAAGCGGCGGCGCGTTGCACCATTCGCTTCCGGTTTTTTGCCATTGCCCGCCATGATAAGCCTGTTTCTTCCCCAGTCGGACCGCTTTACGGCCACGTTTTGTTATGGTTCCCACCGCTGGATGTCATTCCGACTCAGCCAGACAGAAACCTGCATTCACTTAATACGTTTGGCGAACGGATTTATCCATAGGCTGCAAGCAGATCAGTCGCTTCCTATTGGGGTGTGGCCCATTGTCCACACTGCCTCCGCGCATTCAGCATGCATTCACGGCACGGCAAGGCAATTGCGGCCCGATGGCCCTGCCCGCCACGCCAGCGTTCATCGTGCTTGCCGCACGGCGCGCGGGGGTGATAGAGGCGATCCAAACGCCGCTTCGCAAGATGCGGCTCAATGCGCCGGATGGGACATCCGCCGCCGCAAGCCAAGGATTGTGACGTAGTGACCAAGACCGCGCCGAACACCCGCAAACTCCCGGGCACCAGCAAGCTCGTTTTTCGCGCAATCGTGATCGGGGCCATGGCCTTGGCTGCTACCGGTTGCGGCAAGAAGGAACGCCCCAAGGCGGATCTCGCGGCCAGCCAGGTCACCACCATCGGCGTGAACGCCTATCTCTGGCGCGCCAGCCTCGATGCGCTGTCATTCATGCCCCTGCTCCAGACTGACAGCAATGGCGGCGTGATCGTGACCGACTGGTACGCCAACCCCAAGAACCCCGGCGAGCGGATGAAGGTCACCGTCTCGATCGTCGATCAGGACTTGCGCGCCGACGCTTTGCGCGTCGCCGCCAGCCGCCAGGTTTCGACGAGCGGCCAGTGGGTCGATGCCCCGGTCCAGGCCGTGACCGTGCAGAAGCTCGAAGATATTATCCTGACCAAGGCGCGCGACCTGCGCCGCGCGTCGATCACCGGGTAATTCCGGCTCAGGCGAATCTTGCGTGTCATGGCTGCGCTGCCTAGAGGAGCGCCCATGACCGCGATTACACCAGAACGCTTCGATCCTGCCGTCGCCGATACTCGCTGGCAGCGGGTGTGGGACGAACAGCAATCGTTCCGCGCCGACGATTCGTCGACCAAGCCGCGCAGCTATGTGCTCGAGATGTTTCCCTATCCATCGGGACGCATCCATATCGGCCACGTGCGCAATTACACGATGGGCGACGTGCTGGCGCGCTACAAGCGGATGCGCGGGCACGAAGTGCTGCACCCGATGGGTTGGGACGCCTTCGGCATGCCTGCCGAAAACGCCGCGATGGAAAAGGGCGTCCACCCCGGCGGCTGGACCCGCGACAATATCGCCAACATGAAGGCGCAGTTGAAGCGCCTCGGCTTCGCGCTCGACTGGAGCCGCGAGATCGCCACTTGTGAGCCTGAATACTACGGCCACGAACAGGCGCTGTTCCTCGACCTCTATGCAGCAGGCCTCGTTTACCGCAAGGAAAGCTCGGTCAATTGGGACCCGGTCGACATGACCGTGCTGGCCAACGAACAGGTCATCGACGGACGCGGCTGGCGTTCGGGTGCGCTGGTCGAGAAGCGCAAGCTGAGCCAGTGGTTCCTCAAGATCACCGACTTTGCCGACGAACTGCTCGAAGGGCTCTCCACTCTCGACAAGTGGCCCGAAAAGGTCCGCACGATGCAGGAGAACTGGATCGGCAAGAGCCAGGGCCTGCAGTTCGCGTTCGAACTTTCGAGCGGGGACGGGCTGGAAGTTTACACCACCCGGCCTGACACGATCTTTGGCGCAAGCTTCGTTGCCGTGGCCGCAGATCATCCGGTGGCGCAGGGCGTCGCTGTGGATAATCAGGCAGCGCAGGACTTCATCGCGCTGTGCAAGCAGGGCGGGACGACCGCCGCCGAACTCGAAACCGCCGAGAAGCTGGGCTTCGACACCGGGATCACCGCCAAGCATCCGTTTACGGGCGCGGACCTGCCGGTGTTCATCGCCAACTTCGTGCTGATGGACTACGGCACCGGCGCGATCATGGCCGTGCCGGGGCATGACCAGCGCGACTTCGATTTCGCCACCAAGTACAGCCTGCCGATCCTGCGCGTTGTCGCCAGCGATCCGGCGGACGCAGACAAGCCGTTCGGCAAGGAAGCCGAAGCGGGCGACGGCGTGCTGGTCAATTCGGGCTTCCTTGACGGGATGAGCGTGGCTGATGCCAAGGCTGCGGTTATTGGCCGAGCGCAAAGCGAAGGCTGGGGCGAGGGCAAGACGGTGTGGCGCCTGCGCGACTGGGGCGTTTCCCGCCAGCGCTATTGGGGCACGCCGATCCCGTTCATCCACTGCGAGATCTGCGGCGTTGTGCCGGTGCCCAAGAAGCAGTTGCCGGTGGTGCTGCCCGAGGACGTCAGCTTTGACGTGCCGGGCAACCCGCTCGACCGCCATCCGACGTGGAAGCATGTCGGGTGCCCGCAGTGCGGCCACCCCGCCCGGCGCGAGACCGATACGCTGGATACTTTCGTCGATTCATCGTGGTACTTCCTGCGCTTCGCCAGCCAGCCCGTCGACCGTCCGTTCGACGCGCAAGAGATCAAGCGCTGGCTGCCGGTCGAGCAGTACATCGGCGGGATCGAGCACGCGATCCTGCACTTGCTCTATGCCCGGTTCTGGACGCGGGCGCTGGCCCGCATCGGCAAGATTGAGGTGACTGAGCCGTTCGCCAGCCTGTTCACGCAAGGCATGGTGACGCACGAGACGTATGAGCGGAAGAACCCCGAGAACGGCCAGCCGATCTTCTTCTCTCCGGCAGAGGTCGAGCGAACTTCTGAAGGCGCGACGCTGAAAGCAGATGGCGCAGCTGTCGAAGTCGGCCGCGTCATCAAGATGTCGAAGTCCAAGAAGAACGTGGTGGACCCGGACGAGATCGTCGCGAAATATGGCGCAGACGCGATCCGCTGGTTCATGCTTTCTGACAGTCCGCCCGAGCGTGACTTGCCGTGGTCCGAAGCCGGGATCGAAGGCTGCGCGCGCTTCGTGCAGCGTTTGTGGCGTCTGTTCGGGCAATATGATGCGGGTGCGAGCGGCGAGGACAAGGCGCTCGACCGCAAGACGCACCAGACCGTGCATGCCGCCGCCTCGGACATCGAGGCGCTGGGCTTCAACAAAGCCGTGGCGCGCATCTATGAACTGACCGGTGCGATCGAAAAGGCTGGGCCTTCGGCCAGCCGCACTGCTGCGATTCATAGCCTGTTGTTGCTGGTTGGGCCGATGATGCCGCATCTGGCCGAAGAAGCCTATGCGCGGATCGGTTCGGGACTGGCTGCCGACGCGCTTTGGCCCGAAGTCGATCCGGCGCTACTGGTCGATGATGAGGTGACCGTGGCGGTGCAGGTCAAGGGCAAGCTGCGCGATACGCTGACAGTGGCCAAGGGCACGCCCAAGGAAGAGCTTGAGCGCCTTGCCCTTGCTTCCGAGAAAGTGCAGCGTGCACTCGAAGGGGCAGAAGTGAAGAAGGTGATCGTTGTGCCCGACCGTCTGGTGAACCTTGTCGCTTAAGCGCCTCGCCCCTTTGGCAGGAGCCGTTTTGCTGCTGGCCGGCTGCGGTTTGCAACCGATGTATGCAGGTGGTGGCAGCGGCGTTCTGGCGCAGGCGCTGTCTGATGTCGACGTTTCGCCGATCGAGGGGCAATCGGGCTGGCTGGTGCGCAATGCCCTGAACGACCGGCTCGGTGCCGGGCGGCAAAACGGCGGTGCGCGCTACCGGCTGGATATCCGGCTGGACGACAAGGTCGAAGGGCTGGGGCAACTCTCGAACGACACGATCACACGCGAACGGCGAACTGTTCGGGCGCGTTACCAACTGGTCGATATTGC is a genomic window of Novosphingobium sp. MMS21-SN21R containing:
- a CDS encoding ribbon-helix-helix domain-containing protein, coding for MTHPSYHPPVKRSVEIAGHKTSISLEPLFWDMLKNAALREGTPLNALVARIDAERIASPKPPGLAGAIRIWLVSQDAFGAGSS
- the phbB gene encoding acetoacetyl-CoA reductase, whose amino-acid sequence is MSRVAVVTGGSRGIGKAICEALKAQGRTVVANYAGNEDKARAFTAETGIPAYRFDVGDHEATLEGCARIAAEIGPIDIVVNNAGVTRDGVLHKMSFDDWNDVMRINLGGCFNMAKATFPGMRERGWGRIVNIGSVNGQSGQYGQVNYAAAKSGIHGFTKALAQEGAKFGVTVNAIAPGYIDTDMVAAVPPAVLEKIVAKIPVGRLGQADEIARGVAFLTAEEGAFVTGSTMSLNGGQHMY
- a CDS encoding DUF3576 domain-containing protein, whose product is MALAATGCGKKERPKADLAASQVTTIGVNAYLWRASLDALSFMPLLQTDSNGGVIVTDWYANPKNPGERMKVTVSIVDQDLRADALRVAASRQVSTSGQWVDAPVQAVTVQKLEDIILTKARDLRRASITG
- the leuS gene encoding leucine--tRNA ligase gives rise to the protein MTAITPERFDPAVADTRWQRVWDEQQSFRADDSSTKPRSYVLEMFPYPSGRIHIGHVRNYTMGDVLARYKRMRGHEVLHPMGWDAFGMPAENAAMEKGVHPGGWTRDNIANMKAQLKRLGFALDWSREIATCEPEYYGHEQALFLDLYAAGLVYRKESSVNWDPVDMTVLANEQVIDGRGWRSGALVEKRKLSQWFLKITDFADELLEGLSTLDKWPEKVRTMQENWIGKSQGLQFAFELSSGDGLEVYTTRPDTIFGASFVAVAADHPVAQGVAVDNQAAQDFIALCKQGGTTAAELETAEKLGFDTGITAKHPFTGADLPVFIANFVLMDYGTGAIMAVPGHDQRDFDFATKYSLPILRVVASDPADADKPFGKEAEAGDGVLVNSGFLDGMSVADAKAAVIGRAQSEGWGEGKTVWRLRDWGVSRQRYWGTPIPFIHCEICGVVPVPKKQLPVVLPEDVSFDVPGNPLDRHPTWKHVGCPQCGHPARRETDTLDTFVDSSWYFLRFASQPVDRPFDAQEIKRWLPVEQYIGGIEHAILHLLYARFWTRALARIGKIEVTEPFASLFTQGMVTHETYERKNPENGQPIFFSPAEVERTSEGATLKADGAAVEVGRVIKMSKSKKNVVDPDEIVAKYGADAIRWFMLSDSPPERDLPWSEAGIEGCARFVQRLWRLFGQYDAGASGEDKALDRKTHQTVHAAASDIEALGFNKAVARIYELTGAIEKAGPSASRTAAIHSLLLLVGPMMPHLAEEAYARIGSGLAADALWPEVDPALLVDDEVTVAVQVKGKLRDTLTVAKGTPKEELERLALASEKVQRALEGAEVKKVIVVPDRLVNLVA
- the lptE gene encoding LPS assembly lipoprotein LptE; the encoded protein is MYAGGGSGVLAQALSDVDVSPIEGQSGWLVRNALNDRLGAGRQNGGARYRLDIRLDDKVEGLGQLSNDTITRERRTVRARYQLVDIASGNVLLDATAGSDAGFDVVNSEYAVIAAEQTALENLSQEIADQIVTRVSVRLREAK